The proteins below come from a single Dermatophilaceae bacterium Soc4.6 genomic window:
- a CDS encoding MBL fold metallo-hydrolase, translated as MPAWICVTCAVQQADTEVPPQQCPICQDERQYVGWQGQQWTTAQELATEHQTDLREEERDLFGVGTKPAFGIGQRALLVRTEHGNVLWDSTALIDDDAKQRIFDLGGIDAIAMSHPHFYGAHVDIADAFDARVLIPKADQQWIQRPSPRIDFFENDVEPVPGLTVARIGGHFDGAAVLHWTGGSDGRGALLTGDTITVVQDRSWVSFMWSYPNLIPLDEVTVLNIAARVERFRFDRVYGGWWGRVVVDDGAAAIRRSADRYVARMQGQRPDRTPSP; from the coding sequence ATGCCAGCGTGGATCTGCGTCACGTGTGCTGTGCAACAGGCGGACACCGAGGTCCCGCCTCAACAGTGCCCGATCTGTCAGGACGAGCGACAGTACGTCGGTTGGCAAGGCCAACAGTGGACCACTGCTCAAGAGCTCGCCACCGAGCATCAGACCGACCTGCGCGAGGAAGAACGGGATCTGTTCGGTGTCGGCACGAAGCCGGCCTTCGGCATCGGTCAACGGGCATTGCTCGTGCGGACCGAGCACGGCAACGTGCTGTGGGACAGCACGGCGCTGATCGACGACGACGCCAAGCAGCGCATCTTCGACCTCGGCGGCATCGACGCCATCGCCATGTCGCACCCCCACTTCTACGGCGCACACGTCGACATCGCCGACGCCTTCGATGCCCGGGTGCTCATCCCGAAGGCCGATCAGCAATGGATCCAACGCCCCTCTCCTCGCATCGACTTTTTTGAGAACGACGTCGAACCGGTGCCCGGGCTGACGGTCGCCCGTATCGGCGGACACTTCGACGGCGCAGCGGTGCTGCACTGGACAGGAGGATCAGACGGTCGCGGTGCTCTGCTGACAGGCGACACGATCACCGTCGTCCAGGACCGATCGTGGGTCAGTTTCATGTGGAGCTATCCGAACCTGATCCCACTCGACGAGGTGACGGTGCTCAACATCGCTGCGCGGGTCGAACGGTTCCGCTTCGACCGCGTCTACGGCGGCTGGTGGGGCCGTGTTGTCGTCGACGACGGTGCCGCGGCGATACGACGGTCGGCCGACCGTTACGTGGCACGGATGCAAGGTCAACGACCTGACCGCACGCCCTCCCCATGA
- a CDS encoding ATP-binding protein, with translation MRTVREQGGSAMWGRTAPIPPSGGTLIPKPAQPAQSKTCLMTRRSRGIADTEPPGAVSVPKAVATFLLAGLVVLTVVAFVLALVLHATATAEAIRQALMVTNLEATAVVGPVLVDEALVPGPAEVTLDRVVRQRVIGHQIVRVKIWDATGRIAYSDDTSLVGTRFPLEGQEKAVLDNGGASAEVSDLSGAENQDEKQWGQLLQVYQVVRTPTGQRLLFETYQPYQVITDSSERLWRSSMPVLLGGLSLLYVVQAPLAYRMARRLKRSQDEREGLLLATLAASDRERATIAADLHDGVVQGLTGASYSLSAAAVRIGDSKESMAQVMSDTAKDLRRWMRELRSLVVTITPPALHEHGLPRALADLGATLELRGLRIDFDVTAADGLDETTETLVYRAAQEAVRNIVRHADASAVTLSVTRVLTPTSARGLQTLVLRVSDDGCGFDTDGSSARHRGSVGLELLDAIVTSHGGALTVDSFVNQGTEVTVTVPFKPAAEQPRESSAPERTYAMVSR, from the coding sequence ATGCGCACGGTGCGTGAGCAGGGCGGCAGCGCCATGTGGGGAAGAACTGCTCCCATCCCGCCGTCAGGTGGCACGTTGATCCCCAAGCCGGCCCAGCCGGCCCAGTCGAAGACGTGTCTGATGACCCGGCGATCGCGTGGCATCGCGGACACCGAGCCGCCAGGGGCGGTCTCCGTGCCCAAGGCGGTCGCGACGTTTCTCCTGGCCGGGCTGGTCGTCCTTACCGTGGTGGCCTTCGTCCTGGCCCTCGTCCTGCACGCGACCGCGACCGCCGAGGCGATCCGACAGGCGTTGATGGTGACGAACCTGGAGGCAACCGCAGTCGTCGGTCCAGTCTTGGTCGACGAAGCCCTTGTGCCAGGACCAGCAGAGGTGACGCTCGATCGCGTCGTGCGCCAGCGGGTGATCGGCCACCAGATCGTGCGCGTGAAGATCTGGGATGCCACCGGACGCATCGCGTACTCGGACGACACCTCCTTGGTCGGGACGCGCTTTCCGCTGGAAGGCCAGGAGAAGGCGGTACTCGACAACGGTGGCGCGTCCGCGGAGGTCAGCGACCTGTCGGGCGCCGAGAACCAGGACGAGAAACAGTGGGGGCAGCTCCTTCAGGTGTACCAGGTCGTCCGGACGCCCACCGGACAACGGCTGCTGTTCGAGACCTACCAGCCCTATCAGGTCATCACGGACTCCAGCGAACGGCTGTGGCGGTCCAGCATGCCGGTCCTCCTGGGCGGGCTCTCCTTGCTCTACGTTGTGCAGGCGCCACTGGCGTACCGAATGGCCCGCCGTCTCAAACGAAGCCAGGACGAACGTGAAGGTCTGCTCCTGGCCACGCTCGCCGCGTCTGATCGCGAACGGGCGACCATCGCCGCAGACCTGCACGACGGTGTCGTTCAGGGCCTGACCGGCGCGTCGTACTCGCTGAGCGCGGCAGCCGTGCGGATCGGTGACAGCAAGGAGAGCATGGCTCAGGTCATGTCGGACACAGCCAAGGATCTACGTCGCTGGATGCGGGAGCTGCGGAGCCTGGTGGTGACGATCACCCCGCCTGCACTCCATGAGCACGGCCTCCCACGGGCCCTGGCCGACCTGGGCGCGACTCTCGAACTGCGCGGCCTGAGGATCGATTTCGATGTCACCGCCGCCGACGGGCTCGACGAGACCACCGAGACTCTGGTCTACCGGGCTGCCCAGGAAGCCGTGCGCAACATCGTGCGTCACGCCGATGCCAGCGCTGTGACGCTGAGCGTCACTCGCGTCCTCACCCCCACTTCGGCCCGGGGTTTGCAGACTCTTGTGCTGCGGGTCAGCGACGATGGCTGTGGGTTCGACACCGATGGGAGTTCCGCGCGCCACCGTGGCAGTGTCGGACTCGAGCTGCTCGACGCCATAGTCACCTCCCACGGCGGAGCCCTGACCGTTGACTCGTTCGTCAACCAGGGTACCGAGGTAACGGTCACAGTGCCCTTCAAGCCGGCGGCGGAGCAGCCCCGAGAGTCGTCGGCGCCAGAGCGGACTTATGCCATGGTGTCTCGATGA
- a CDS encoding response regulator transcription factor, whose translation MVADDHPVMRLGLQLMIESAPDLVHCGSAANGVEAVSLAQQTAPDVVVLDVRMPGGDGIHAARRIRELLPNTGVVIHTWLASAEPAAQAAGADAFVLKGATPQTLIEHIRSADTTRRATRERTSEA comes from the coding sequence TTGGTCGCTGACGACCATCCCGTCATGCGCTTGGGGCTGCAGCTGATGATCGAGTCCGCTCCCGACCTCGTCCACTGCGGCTCGGCCGCCAACGGTGTCGAAGCCGTGTCGCTAGCACAACAGACCGCGCCCGACGTTGTCGTGCTCGACGTCCGCATGCCAGGTGGAGACGGCATCCACGCAGCCCGCCGGATCCGAGAGCTGCTACCCAACACCGGCGTCGTCATCCACACCTGGCTCGCGTCCGCTGAACCCGCCGCCCAGGCCGCAGGTGCGGACGCCTTCGTCCTGAAAGGCGCCACCCCCCAAACCTTGATCGAGCACATCCGCTCAGCAGACACCACACGTCGAGCCACCAGAGAGCGCACCAGCGAGGCGTAG
- the istA gene encoding IS21 family transposase yields MKSAEEIMNMLEAFDLTGSLRDAGELSGVSHHTVARYVAARESGVLSDRPAARPQLIDEFLPKIEEWIERSKGKLRADRAHEKLAALGYTGSERTTRRAVAAVKKDYRLGRVRVHRPWVTEPGMWLQYDFGDGPVIDGVKTTLFIAWLAWSRFRVVLPIRDKTMPSVMAALDVTLRRLGGAPTYVLTDNEKTVTTEHVAGVPVRNPGIVAFARHYGLTIHTCVPADPASKGGSESSVKIAKADLVPKDTNLREQYASFAQLEAACEEFCDHVNTRVHRVTRRVPVEMLAEEHARLHPIPLVPHTVAFGVTRTVPPSTPMVSFEGGQYSVPARLLGQTVWVRVHGKGADEVIVLVHVGPTGPVEVARHARATPGSPKINDDHFPHTPVGALGRKPLARNAAEVEFLTIGDGARLWLSEAAAAGTTKIRVKMAQAVTLAKLFDTKDVDWALGHAAVHARFAEADLASILDHHQHVTRNAAVSRAGEDGSLTQGTSSWAALGAATTSTLTSGPETASSSALCNDRAVTVNDPRPEVTS; encoded by the coding sequence ATGAAGTCTGCCGAGGAGATCATGAACATGTTGGAAGCCTTCGACCTGACCGGGTCGTTGCGGGACGCCGGGGAGTTGTCCGGGGTCTCGCACCACACCGTCGCGAGGTACGTCGCCGCCCGCGAATCGGGCGTCCTGTCCGATCGTCCCGCTGCGAGACCGCAGCTGATCGACGAGTTCCTGCCCAAGATCGAGGAGTGGATCGAGCGGTCCAAGGGCAAGCTCCGCGCGGATCGAGCCCACGAGAAGCTCGCAGCCCTCGGGTACACCGGGTCCGAGCGCACGACCCGACGCGCGGTCGCGGCGGTGAAGAAGGACTACCGCCTCGGTCGTGTCCGCGTCCACCGTCCGTGGGTGACGGAGCCGGGGATGTGGCTGCAGTACGACTTCGGTGACGGCCCGGTCATCGACGGGGTGAAGACCACGTTGTTCATCGCGTGGTTGGCGTGGTCGCGGTTCCGGGTGGTCCTGCCGATCCGGGACAAGACGATGCCGTCGGTGATGGCCGCGCTCGACGTGACGCTGCGCCGGCTCGGTGGCGCCCCGACGTACGTGTTGACGGACAACGAGAAGACCGTCACGACCGAGCATGTCGCCGGGGTGCCGGTGCGCAACCCGGGGATCGTCGCCTTCGCTCGGCACTACGGTCTCACCATTCACACCTGCGTCCCGGCTGACCCGGCGTCGAAGGGTGGGTCGGAGTCGTCGGTGAAGATCGCCAAGGCTGACCTGGTCCCGAAGGACACGAACCTGCGCGAGCAGTACGCCTCGTTCGCGCAGCTCGAGGCCGCGTGCGAGGAGTTCTGTGACCACGTCAACACGAGGGTCCACCGGGTCACCCGCCGGGTCCCGGTGGAGATGCTCGCCGAGGAACACGCCCGGCTTCACCCCATCCCGCTCGTCCCGCACACGGTCGCGTTTGGGGTGACCCGGACCGTGCCGCCGAGCACCCCGATGGTCTCGTTCGAGGGTGGGCAGTACTCCGTCCCGGCCCGGCTGCTCGGTCAAACGGTGTGGGTCCGCGTCCACGGCAAAGGCGCTGACGAGGTGATCGTGCTCGTGCACGTCGGCCCGACCGGGCCGGTCGAAGTCGCCCGCCACGCCCGTGCTACCCCGGGCAGCCCGAAGATCAACGATGACCACTTCCCCCACACCCCCGTGGGGGCGCTGGGGCGGAAACCGTTGGCCCGGAACGCTGCTGAGGTTGAGTTCCTGACCATCGGTGACGGTGCCCGGCTGTGGCTGAGCGAGGCCGCGGCCGCGGGCACGACGAAGATCCGGGTCAAGATGGCCCAGGCCGTGACGTTGGCGAAGCTGTTCGACACCAAGGACGTCGACTGGGCGCTGGGCCACGCCGCGGTTCACGCCCGGTTCGCCGAGGCCGACCTCGCGTCCATCCTCGATCACCACCAACACGTCACGCGGAACGCGGCGGTCAGCCGTGCCGGAGAAGACGGGTCCCTGACCCAGGGCACCTCCAGCTGGGCCGCCCTCGGCGCTGCCACGACTTCGACCTTGACCTCGGGCCCGGAGACGGCGTCGTCGTCGGCGCTGTGTAACGACCGTGCTGTCACGGTCAACGACCCTCGACCGGAGGTGACCTCGTGA
- the istB gene encoding IS21-like element helper ATPase IstB, whose product MSSATKTTAAPALGVPAPPPLPDDLEALLRRLRLPHIRRHAPEVVATAKAQRWEPVEVLRALLGEEAAGRERSALATRRSTAGFPTGKTFDAWDPQASSIPAPTQQALRTLEWVHRRENLVVCGPSGTGKTFLLEALGQQAVEQGLKVAWFTLEDLGILLRRHRADDTVTRAIARVLRADLVVVDDIGLLPVAHDAAEGLYRLVDAAYEKRSIAISSNLHPASFDELMPKTLATATVDRLLHHAHICQTTGDSVRLTQALAGAGVSPLT is encoded by the coding sequence GTGAGCTCGGCGACGAAGACGACCGCAGCCCCGGCCCTGGGTGTCCCGGCCCCACCGCCGCTGCCCGACGACCTCGAGGCGCTGCTGCGGCGGTTACGCCTGCCGCACATCCGGCGCCACGCCCCTGAAGTCGTCGCGACCGCGAAGGCCCAACGGTGGGAACCCGTCGAGGTCCTGCGGGCCCTGCTCGGCGAGGAAGCCGCCGGCAGGGAACGGTCCGCCCTCGCGACCCGCCGCAGCACCGCCGGGTTCCCCACGGGCAAGACGTTCGACGCGTGGGACCCGCAGGCCTCCTCGATCCCCGCGCCGACCCAGCAGGCCCTGCGGACCTTGGAGTGGGTCCACCGGCGGGAGAACCTCGTCGTGTGCGGCCCCTCGGGCACCGGCAAGACGTTCCTGCTCGAGGCCCTGGGCCAGCAAGCCGTCGAGCAAGGCCTGAAGGTCGCCTGGTTCACCCTCGAAGACCTCGGCATCCTGCTACGCCGCCACCGCGCCGACGACACCGTCACCCGCGCCATCGCCCGCGTCCTGCGAGCAGATCTCGTCGTGGTCGACGACATTGGCCTGCTCCCCGTGGCCCACGACGCCGCCGAGGGCCTATACCGCCTCGTCGATGCCGCGTACGAGAAGCGGTCCATCGCGATCAGCTCGAACCTGCACCCCGCCTCGTTCGACGAGCTGATGCCCAAGACCCTCGCAACCGCGACCGTCGACCGGCTCCTGCACCACGCCCACATCTGTCAGACCACCGGCGACAGCGTCCGCCTGACCCAAGCCCTCGCCGGCGCGGGGGTGAGCCCCTTGACCTGA
- a CDS encoding response regulator transcription factor, protein MIRVIVVDDHAVVRRGLSAVLGTAQGIAVVGEISDGSLAAAAVNDLEPDLVLMDLNMAGLDGIDATRAVLAVRPTTKVIIMTSYCEGARVRAALEGGAVGYLLKDAEPEDIIKALHDAVNGGVPLSPKAARALLPSTRPVTNTNTGLLTAREQEVLALVATGLANKCIARRLTISEKTVKAHLTRVFTVLGVADRTSAALWAQRHDISSSGPRMGPPPASSQFT, encoded by the coding sequence ATGATCCGGGTCATCGTCGTCGATGACCACGCGGTCGTCCGTCGTGGTCTGAGCGCCGTGCTGGGTACGGCACAGGGCATCGCCGTCGTCGGGGAGATCAGCGACGGTTCCCTGGCGGCGGCAGCAGTGAACGACCTGGAGCCGGACCTGGTACTGATGGACCTGAACATGGCAGGGCTTGACGGGATCGACGCGACACGCGCCGTACTGGCGGTGCGACCAACGACGAAGGTCATCATCATGACGTCGTACTGCGAAGGTGCCCGCGTCCGCGCCGCGCTGGAAGGTGGGGCGGTCGGCTACCTGCTCAAGGACGCCGAACCCGAGGACATCATCAAAGCGTTGCACGACGCCGTCAACGGCGGTGTCCCGCTGTCTCCCAAAGCCGCCCGGGCGCTCTTGCCCAGTACCCGGCCGGTCACCAACACCAACACGGGCCTGTTGACGGCGCGTGAGCAGGAGGTGTTGGCCCTCGTTGCTACCGGTCTCGCGAACAAGTGCATCGCCCGACGGCTGACGATCAGCGAAAAAACCGTCAAGGCGCACCTCACGCGAGTGTTCACGGTCCTCGGCGTCGCTGACCGCACCTCCGCCGCGTTATGGGCTCAACGCCACGACATCAGTTCCAGCGGACCACGCATGGGGCCACCGCCTGCCTCAAGTCAGTTCACGTGA
- a CDS encoding helix-turn-helix transcriptional regulator — protein sequence MTPRMTLSTQLVLRALLADPTAEYYGAEIGDAAGLMSGTVHPILARLESIAWVESRWEELDTRAAGRPARRYYRITATGAEQARNELARIRQPQPGRLAPHPLPGTSS from the coding sequence ATGACCCCCCGGATGACGCTGTCGACTCAGCTCGTCTTGCGGGCCCTGCTCGCCGACCCGACGGCCGAGTACTACGGCGCCGAGATCGGTGACGCGGCAGGGCTGATGAGCGGAACCGTGCATCCGATCCTCGCTCGGCTCGAGTCGATTGCCTGGGTCGAGTCACGCTGGGAAGAACTCGACACCCGAGCCGCCGGCCGGCCGGCCCGCCGGTACTACCGGATCACCGCCACCGGGGCCGAACAAGCGCGCAACGAACTCGCCCGAATCCGACAGCCGCAGCCCGGCCGCCTCGCACCGCATCCCCTCCCCGGCACGTCATCATGA
- a CDS encoding chitobiase/beta-hexosaminidase C-terminal domain-containing protein translates to MSLAVLVAAPASAATGEAYLQQATDPHGNIWLAGTTDGTTAGPMDPGTDPASAGYGHLWTTDVPSGFCRILPSSTDPGTGAVTAAVLDRNTVGGCITAGGKAGGPALDSRRNADGTFYVYTPDWSVRSSGVYRLTYNPGTQTMTKSELLAPNRFPFDNKPFDVQLGPLDHKLYVSNDKDGNLLRITGVNGPLSLQTVESVGKSSDASRMRALTFACWSNLGSLNGGLGASRAPGAPGCSAADPAPDLVLAQKTSITVILNAETCQSAPGGCTAVSTPIKVLTPMGLRTDPADPSVVYVSDSPGSISQIIRYHIGTNLQDSYANYGVMPDGSLSQFSFAFDVGFGPDHAMYVGDDPTAGATAFNGRYFRVGPNAPADAQGTPGVPANIPPLPTPFNGTLYGGAFGTDTAPAGYSDPTLPGNGVWLPGALGGHLWAADSIAGLCRMDVPPPPAGVPAAAGALTHENVSTCKVGATAGGLLKPEQSSYDAGRHLLYVADGGTKSVGVVRFSFDPTTETLSNPQVIAAGLVGTGLGLDGQRADAVARDPLTDALYVGFRTRKIGANTQIARVPNASAADTTTQNVDFLAQTTRDVPVFGLGVVVNPAIGGFPATADLYVGDNKGVDTLYNVGACVPGGCSPILLLNVRGPKGFATDGTDHLWMSSPPPPGTASSTTTVQQYTISTGNLAPFTAIGVNPDATQQPYAYAFGLTLDTAGNVYVWDNPNVLAPPNNVGHVWKINIGAAGPAQPALTSKPANPGNNPSPTFAFASATGGVTYQCSLVATTTPATADAFTACTSGQTFGPLADGPWTFKVRAIDGTGTTSTAAAYGFTVNTVTPVVSIGSSPASPTKVNTPSFTFTSSKASTTFTCSLSTGAAAYSTCGSPQTYTAQPDGTYTFSVQGVDLAGNLSAPTNVTLTIDTVAPVLTAAPAGGSYPSAQSVTLSANEAASIYYTTDGSAPTTASPGYTAPIPVAASTTLSYLGVDTAGNTSTVATQTYTIGAVILDSSPANPSADTSPTFAFSTPGITGATFTCAKTAGPPTAADFTPCTSPVSYPATPNGTWTFTVNAADATGTPAGSATRTFLLDSAPPVLTSNPANPSATSTETFAFHKAQTSGWTYQCSLVASAAADAFSACTSPTSYPGVADGTYTFKVRAQDAAGVSSTTTVYTFMVTAGSTAPTTTAPVASLTIPSGPVSLTAVPAQLNWTGSPNATGYELQQSINGGAFFDIAGCTATTTCATTSATVNVRPSLTNQSTVTTYRYQVRAINASGVFGPYAAAAAFSAPATDNTGGFSFNGGWSGVNLSGAFNGSVQESSTIGALAQNSTGLAGATVAWVSTTGPDRGMASVSVDGGPAVTVDLYSATLKPATLVWQATNLGSVNPHTIKVTVLSARNPASAGNKVDIDAYLALK, encoded by the coding sequence GTGTCTCTTGCGGTCCTGGTGGCTGCCCCCGCGTCCGCGGCCACCGGTGAGGCGTACCTGCAGCAGGCCACCGACCCGCACGGGAACATCTGGCTGGCGGGCACCACCGACGGGACCACGGCGGGGCCGATGGATCCGGGAACGGACCCCGCCAGCGCGGGTTACGGCCACCTCTGGACCACCGACGTGCCCTCCGGCTTCTGCCGGATCCTGCCGTCCTCGACGGACCCGGGCACCGGCGCGGTGACGGCGGCGGTGCTGGACCGCAACACCGTCGGTGGGTGTATCACCGCCGGGGGCAAGGCTGGCGGGCCGGCGTTGGACTCGCGCCGCAACGCCGACGGGACGTTCTACGTGTACACCCCCGACTGGTCTGTGCGCAGCAGCGGAGTGTACCGGTTGACCTACAACCCGGGCACCCAGACGATGACCAAGTCGGAGCTGCTGGCCCCCAACCGGTTCCCCTTCGACAACAAGCCGTTCGACGTGCAGCTGGGCCCACTGGACCACAAGCTGTACGTGAGCAACGACAAGGACGGCAACCTGCTGCGGATCACCGGGGTCAACGGGCCGCTCAGTCTGCAGACGGTCGAGTCCGTCGGCAAGTCCAGCGACGCCTCCCGGATGCGCGCGCTGACCTTCGCGTGCTGGTCCAACCTCGGCTCGCTGAACGGCGGGCTCGGAGCCTCGCGGGCACCCGGCGCTCCGGGCTGCTCGGCCGCCGACCCGGCACCGGACCTGGTGCTGGCCCAGAAGACCTCGATCACGGTCATCCTCAACGCCGAGACCTGCCAGAGCGCACCCGGTGGGTGCACCGCGGTGAGCACCCCGATCAAGGTGCTGACCCCGATGGGGTTGCGCACCGACCCCGCCGACCCCAGCGTCGTGTACGTCAGTGACTCCCCGGGTTCGATCTCCCAGATCATCCGCTACCACATCGGCACCAACTTGCAGGACTCCTACGCCAACTACGGGGTGATGCCCGACGGTTCCCTCTCACAGTTCTCCTTCGCCTTCGACGTCGGCTTCGGACCGGACCACGCGATGTACGTCGGGGACGACCCGACCGCGGGAGCGACCGCGTTCAACGGACGCTACTTCCGGGTCGGACCCAACGCCCCCGCGGACGCCCAAGGCACGCCCGGGGTACCGGCGAACATCCCACCGCTGCCGACCCCGTTCAACGGGACCTTGTACGGCGGAGCTTTCGGCACCGACACCGCCCCGGCGGGCTACTCCGACCCGACCCTGCCGGGCAACGGGGTGTGGCTGCCGGGCGCCCTGGGCGGGCACCTGTGGGCCGCGGACTCGATCGCCGGCCTCTGCCGCATGGATGTCCCCCCACCGCCGGCCGGCGTTCCCGCCGCGGCCGGAGCGCTGACCCACGAGAACGTGTCCACCTGCAAGGTCGGCGCCACCGCCGGTGGGCTGCTCAAGCCCGAGCAGTCCTCCTACGACGCCGGCCGCCACCTGCTCTACGTCGCCGACGGCGGCACCAAGAGCGTGGGCGTGGTGCGGTTCAGCTTCGACCCAACCACCGAGACCCTGTCCAACCCGCAGGTCATCGCCGCCGGGCTGGTCGGAACCGGTCTGGGCCTGGATGGCCAGCGTGCCGACGCCGTCGCCCGTGACCCGCTCACCGACGCGCTCTACGTCGGGTTCCGCACCCGCAAGATCGGGGCCAACACCCAGATCGCCCGGGTCCCGAACGCGTCCGCGGCCGACACCACCACCCAGAACGTGGACTTCCTGGCCCAGACCACCCGCGACGTGCCGGTCTTCGGGCTCGGCGTCGTGGTCAACCCCGCCATCGGCGGGTTTCCCGCCACCGCAGACCTGTACGTCGGCGACAACAAGGGCGTCGACACCCTCTACAACGTCGGCGCCTGCGTCCCGGGGGGCTGCTCCCCGATCCTGCTGCTCAACGTGCGTGGCCCCAAGGGCTTCGCCACCGACGGCACCGACCACCTGTGGATGTCGTCCCCACCCCCACCCGGTACCGCCAGCAGCACCACCACGGTGCAGCAGTACACCATCAGCACCGGAAACCTGGCACCGTTCACCGCGATCGGGGTCAACCCCGACGCCACCCAGCAGCCCTACGCGTACGCGTTCGGCCTGACCCTCGACACCGCCGGCAACGTCTACGTCTGGGACAACCCCAACGTGCTCGCGCCACCGAACAACGTGGGCCACGTGTGGAAGATCAACATCGGCGCGGCCGGCCCGGCCCAGCCCGCCCTGACCAGCAAGCCCGCCAACCCGGGCAACAACCCCAGCCCCACCTTCGCGTTCGCCTCGGCCACCGGCGGTGTGACCTACCAGTGCTCACTCGTGGCGACCACCACACCGGCCACCGCGGACGCATTCACGGCCTGCACCTCCGGGCAGACTTTCGGCCCCCTCGCTGACGGCCCGTGGACGTTCAAGGTCCGCGCGATCGACGGCACCGGCACGACCAGCACGGCCGCCGCCTACGGATTCACCGTCAACACCGTGACCCCCGTGGTCAGCATCGGCTCCTCGCCCGCCAGCCCGACCAAGGTGAACACCCCCTCGTTCACGTTCACCTCTTCCAAGGCCTCCACCACGTTCACGTGCTCGCTCAGCACGGGCGCGGCGGCCTACTCCACCTGCGGGTCCCCGCAGACCTACACCGCCCAGCCCGACGGCACCTACACCTTCTCGGTGCAAGGCGTCGACCTGGCCGGCAACCTGAGTGCCCCCACGAACGTCACCCTCACCATCGACACCGTCGCCCCGGTGCTCACGGCGGCCCCGGCCGGAGGTTCCTACCCGTCCGCGCAGTCGGTGACGTTGAGCGCCAACGAGGCCGCGAGCATCTACTACACCACCGACGGGTCGGCGCCGACCACGGCCAGCCCCGGCTACACCGCACCGATCCCGGTCGCGGCCTCCACCACGCTCAGCTACCTCGGCGTGGACACCGCCGGAAACACCTCCACGGTCGCCACCCAGACCTACACCATCGGCGCCGTGATCCTCGACAGCTCGCCGGCCAACCCCTCCGCGGACACCAGCCCGACGTTCGCGTTCTCCACCCCCGGCATCACCGGCGCCACGTTCACCTGCGCCAAGACGGCCGGGCCGCCCACCGCGGCGGACTTCACCCCCTGCACCTCACCGGTCAGCTACCCCGCCACACCCAACGGGACCTGGACATTCACGGTCAACGCCGCTGACGCCACTGGAACCCCAGCCGGCTCGGCCACCCGCACCTTCCTGCTCGACAGCGCCCCCCCGGTGCTGACCAGCAACCCGGCCAACCCCTCAGCAACCTCCACCGAGACCTTCGCCTTCCACAAGGCGCAGACCAGCGGGTGGACCTACCAGTGCAGCCTGGTCGCCTCCGCCGCAGCCGACGCGTTCAGCGCCTGCACCTCACCGACGTCCTACCCGGGAGTCGCCGACGGCACGTACACCTTCAAGGTGCGCGCTCAAGACGCGGCCGGGGTCAGCTCCACGACCACGGTGTACACGTTCATGGTCACGGCCGGGTCGACCGCCCCCACCACCACGGCGCCGGTCGCCTCGTTGACCATCCCCTCGGGGCCGGTGTCGCTGACCGCGGTCCCGGCACAGCTGAACTGGACCGGGAGCCCCAACGCCACCGGCTACGAGCTACAGCAGTCGATCAACGGCGGCGCCTTCTTCGACATCGCCGGCTGCACCGCCACCACGACCTGCGCCACCACATCGGCCACGGTCAACGTGCGCCCCAGCCTGACCAACCAGTCGACGGTGACGACGTACCGCTACCAGGTGCGCGCCATCAACGCCTCCGGGGTGTTCGGCCCCTATGCGGCCGCCGCGGCCTTCTCCGCCCCGGCGACCGACAACACCGGCGGCTTCAGCTTCAACGGCGGCTGGAGCGGGGTGAACCTCTCCGGCGCCTTCAACGGCTCGGTCCAGGAGTCCAGCACGATCGGTGCCCTCGCCCAGAACAGCACCGGGTTGGCCGGGGCCACCGTGGCGTGGGTCTCGACCACTGGACCAGACCGCGGGATGGCCAGCGTCTCCGTGGACGGCGGTCCCGCCGTCACGGTCGACTTATACTCCGCGACCCTGAAGCCGGCCACCCTGGTCTGGCAGGCCACCAACCTGGGCAGTGTCAACCCCCACACCATCAAGGTGACAGTCCTCAGCGCCCGGAACCCGGCCTCGGCCGGCAACAAGGTCGACATCGACGCCTACCTCGCCCTGAAATAG